A region of the Aethina tumida isolate Nest 87 chromosome 3, icAetTumi1.1, whole genome shotgun sequence genome:
tatgaaattatattacaattataaatgaatacaaaataaatttgcttaaCACTATATCACATAAAAGAGAGTTATTtagtaaatgaaaatgaaactactcaaatatataattagtaattatatacttaaGTAAGCAACATTTAATTGGACGTTAATGAACTGTtctcagaaaataattttgatatgtaGCTGTTAGAATTTTTCAGTACATCAATTTTGACATTAATGTTCCTAATGTATCtttctaacattttattttccttatcAATATTTGATTTCAGAATATTCATATATAGGGGCATGTTCATAGCATCAATTCTTTTCTCTAACAATACTGCTAAgctatgaaaatatatttttaaatttaggtcctgctcatttttatcaatagGTACCTTCACAGTTTGCTGATCATGTCTTAAAATCCTATTTTCACTTAATAGATTTTGTTGTTGaacttgtaattttttaaatgtttcacagatgttattgattattggaatattatcTTGGAATTTTGATTGTAATAACACAACACTAGACACTTCATTCACAGATAATTTCTTAaggttttcattttttattctctCCTCTCGCAAGAGTTCATCTAATTCTTTATCTTGTTTAATCATAACATTAGCTTCTTCCTTAGCAGTATTTAAATCCTTATAGAAGTTTACAGTTATTTCTCTAgcttcagaattatttttttcaatttcagcaCTTAAACTCTCTTGTACAAGTTTCatgttcgttttatttttggttGTGCTCAAGAGCATTAGCATTTCTGGATGATTTGTTGATAAACTTCTAAACATAACCAATTGTGATAATTTTAGCAGAAACTTAACAATCTTTTGACCATGTGGAGAAACAAAATGAGAGGCCATCATTACAGGAATATCTGCTTGTTTATAAGATGCATTAATATAAGTTATGTATTTTATCAATTCCAAACGAAATTTGTTTTCCCGTTTAATATCATATGGAGGCCAAGAAGGAAGTTGTTGTTCAGTAAGAACAGGGTCTAGTATGTTTAAAAGGTAATATACAACTTCAAAGAATCCAGCTTTGTTAGTTTTCACAAACATATCCCTTCTGAAGTGCTTAAAGAATTCCTTAGATGgtggataatttaatatcagtaATGATAGATTCCCATGCAACATgtcatgtaatttattttcagtctGTCGGTACATTTTCAAAGTAGTCGTCGCgttcaacattttgaaaaaaaatgtaaatctaAAACGAAAACTTGGTTTAGTTGTAggttataaaattgataattgacctacctcttaaaatattataaatattcacatGTGCGGATTGTTCGTGGTAGTTATAACTCTAAACaatcatataatataaattaaattacttatgttatttttgttaatatatacaaattagccgtttacacttttaatttaaaagttttatatataaaaattaatatgtcgcCCTCTATACCTAAGTATTGTATTTATGATGAGTACCGCGTCATCTTTTAACAGACATacgaatcaaataaaataatgttacagtaaattacttacaatttcaatttaaatattttatgatttatttaagattCACACGATTCGTTAACTAGAACTTAAAGTTTACTACATAACAAATATCTATTTTGTATTAGGGAAAGATAccttctattttaataaacataacctAAAAAGGCTACGTCAACAATTGTTGTCAAAATGTCACGTCAGCAGCAAGATGTGGACGAATTATtcgatattaaaaactatttttatattggaaATTATCAACAATGTATAAACGAGGCAACAAAACTCAGAAAGGTATTTACAACACGTTACAATGAGATAACAATTTTACGACAGTCGTGAACATTTTTAGCCATCCACCCCAGAAGTGGCCATTGAAAGGGATATCTTTACATATAGATCCTACATGGCGCAAAACAAATTCTTAGTGGTGTTAGATGAGATACATGGAGCCTCTCCTGAAGAAATTCAACCACTTAAATTACTTGCTGAATATCtgcacaataaacaaaaaagggAATCTGTTGTAGCTCAACTTGAACAAAAGTTATCAGGCAGTGGAAATATCAATGACACTCTTGTGTTGGTTGCTGCTACCATTTACCAGCATGAAGGCAATTTTGAGGCTGCATATAGAGTCTTGCATTCATCTGAAAGTTTAGAGGCAATGAGTTTCattgttgatattttgttaaagCTTGACAGAATTGATTTGGCTAGAAAGAAATTAAAGGAAATGCAAGACAAGGATGATGATGCTACATTGACTCAATTAGCACAAGCTTGGATCAATATTGCAGCAGTAAGTTATTCATTACCTCAGttacatttgttaaattagtattaataataaatatatatttagggTGGTGAAAAACTGCAAGATGCCTATTACATTTATCAAGAATTAGTGGACAAATATGGATCAACACCTTTATTGTTAAATGGACAAGCAGTAACATTTATTGGACAAGCAAAGTATGAGGAAGCAGAAGCTGCTTTACAAGAAGCTTTGGACAGAGATGCTAATTATGCTGATACTCTTATTAACATGATTGCATTGAACAGACAAATTGGCAAAGCTCCTGAGgtagaatgaataaattataaactaataaactaaactaattaataattaatttttttcagattgCAAATCGTTATTTGTCTCAATTGAAGGATGCTCATTCAGACCACCCCtttattaaagatttgaatcaaaaagaaaatgaatttGAAAGAATATGTCAGCAGTATGTACCAACAGTTTCTGTTGTTCCAGAATGagtattagttttaattatgtaatataggtataccattaaaaataaaattttataactaatatcgcaaattatttttgttattataccTACATTgtattatatgttaataaatttttgtttataatcataGATAAATGTAATCATcccgtttttaatattaaacgtttaatttaaacaattgtttttgaaaaatgagaAATCTCCTAGTgttcttaaattatatgtgCAATAGAACATGTACTAAGAACTGCCTGTGCTAATTATTTGGAATTGGGTGTTTTTGAAAAACCACTCTCCTAGTtccatcaaaaataaattgcgaaatttgataaactgtcttaattaaatattgtgagTCAAAATCGCATAAAcgaatatttgaattgaatgTAAAATGTTTCGGAATTGAATAGATTACAAAGTTTTAATGGTTTGACACATTTTCGAAAGTTATCAAATCATAAACCCATTCATGCATGCGAcccgttttaataaattcaagacCGCACAACTTCTATGATATCATAGATAAATTATGAGACACATCTCGAAAGCGGCTCATGCAGCCAAGAGTCGAgtataaatgaaaacaaatgaACTCTGAGGGTTCAAGTGTCTTCTATTAGATGACTCGATTTGTCAAAATGTCGCATTTGCGACTTGCAGGACGCTCTCGATTTTTCACAATTCCCGTCTCAAACACCCATAGTCTCGTCTACGTGTTTTCCTACCTAGAACCCGTGtttaatttcttgtaaaattaaaacaaaactgttttaatttcgtCATCCGTTTTCTTTTGTTCCGTGCGAATGAACCAGCTTCACGaggcaataaatttaaaaagacaaattcaaggtggattttattttatttaagcctCAAGGGATTACGAAACGAACGTGGTGTGTCAAATAcagaagtaaaaataatttgatgtaatttgtctattaaatgtattattattattagtattgaaAGTGCagtaataagtataataaatgttatacgATATAGTATATACAGGCTtatttacaacatattttatacgcTATTCGTAAATATGGGgaaacttatatttaacataaaaaaaatgaaatgcaCTTGGGTAGTCGCTATTAAAACTGCGGTACATAAAGCCtttgtgaaattaattaaatttattggttaATTAAAGTAGAGTAAGCAGACATGCAAATACGAATATGTGTATGCTCTGATGCCGGTGCGTTTGTATGAATATTCAAGCGTCGTCGCCTTGCCAGGACCCACTGTGTGATTTACATGCTAAACTGTTTAGAAGcagcaaatattaataagcaaATTGCTCCCACTATACTGTCAGCATCTTGATGATGGAAATCTTTGCAATTTATTGATATCAATTCACGATCTGGCAAATCTGATTTAcatcaatcaaattttttaggcgcatgaaattaataataaaatttattttcaagttacaattacgaaaatattcaacatgacaaaataaaatttatttaatgaattaatttaatttattcacttatttaacaaatagttTCAATGTTGTTCTTGAAAACaatgtttacaaaaaatgcattgaaattttaattaattaatgaataatgctCAGAACAGAAGAAATTCACAATTTGATTGTTCCTCTGTAAAAGATTATCACACTTTATCGTAAATccgcaaaattaaattttaatggttaacgTTTTGTACTGTACTAAAAACGGGAGCACGTTTACAATTACATCAAATAGGGCattctgtaaaataaatgtgcagCTGCATATTCACATGCAAGTAATGAAaaattcatgttttattttaaattgcgtgcatgcaaaaataatgtaagtcccgttttaaaaagcttttgctctatttattatacgagaataatgttttaaatgttggatAACACAATTGTACTTTTCGAGTATGTTTCGAAACTTATTCTTTGCCACCTGAATACTAATCAGAATACCACGACTGAACAATGTATTTACAAAACATGctttgtttcgtttttatttttaatatggaaGTTTTGACAGAACTGTGGttgttattcaataaaagtctattgaatattttgaaatgtagAAGTTTTTGTTCgtgtttatgtaataattacaaaaatacatcGATACTGATACTGATTAAATGAACAGATTTGTGGAATATACTGTAATTGGACATATATTGGTGGAAGAGCGCCCACCACAGTTATCCATAAATTACGATTGAAATTAGGTTTTGAAAGCCAGAGGCGTAAACTTGATGGTTCGCCGTTTCCCCtggagtttatttttatgaaagctTTCCACTGTTCTTGATTAGGACTAATGAAGTATTCAATTAAGAGTTTATGATTCAGTTAACGTTGTAGTTGCCTATTTGGAAGGGATGTTCGAAATGATTTTCATTCGTATATTTGTACAGATACAATTTAGGAAATATCAATGCACCCAACCAGAAGCTTTttacgttatttattttttaacttttatttatacctATCTGCCCTTCCTCCAcatccataaaatatttatctgtaatacaaaaatttatactttgcTTGTTCATCGGAATCTGCCTATAAATCATTGGCAAGTTCGCCTTAAAATTCAATACGGCAATTTACACAAACATAAAggacttaatatttttcctttgCGGCTGTAGCATAATGAATGTCTGAAGGCACATACCTATTGAAAAGGTCTGAGAATTAGACGATAAGACGTTCGAATTCACCGAATTGTTCGGTGATATAAATTTTGGTATTCGTTCCAGTCGGTAGAGCGTTTTTTCATTGAAACGTGATAGGCAGTACAAGGGTAAATTTTTGTCCTCACTCACTGTGATGCACTTAAAAAAACacctttattttgtttattttcagatttagGTTTCAGTTATTGTACgctgttaaatttgtttaatatagaGCAGTGGTGGCCAACCTGCGGCTCGCGAGCCACATGCGGCTCTTTGAAGGATTATTTGTGACTCTCCATAAATGTATCCGAGTTCCCTTTTCATTCTAGAATTATCaagaatagtaaaataaaagtgtataatttttaatatttaaattcaatacacatattttgtactttttatttatatgttttcaataaatataatttctgtagaacaattaaatgaatttgagctaattatataaatacttgaatgttattttatatttgaagatatatttttactcttaaattataaataaatggaatacaACCTGTATTCTTCCAGGATTCACACAGTCACGAATTTTGATgaggttatatttatttttgtcatatatatttttattatattttattatttatttaaaatattatttgaattctctgaatattaattccaataaataaaattggaatagctgatgatgatttaaaataccgaaagaaactaaaatttaactatttaattttagaactgGGTAAAGCATTCTAAaaagtatttgaaaaattagttttgttgAGGTGGCCGGCACCGCGTACCCTGGTAATGTGGGACTAGAAAAAATAAGGTGCAAATAATCATCATATTGAAAAtagttttcacttttttaaagcacaataattaaattgacaaaatttccTAACTgtgaaaagaatttaaagtattagcagaactaaaataatttatttaaaaatattaaattttgaaaaataaatactgttgttataaaaataataataattaaatatatattcaaaatataaatattaaacttaaataatttaaatccttAAACGACTATTGAATaagaaaacttcaaaaattaactaagaatttaatttttgggaatGTTATAACAGATGTCTTATAAATTAGCTTGGACAATAAAATgagagtaaatatttaatttatatctcaTATGTGAAACATGACTATTCATGACGACTGCATTTGgcattaattactaaaacatcTTGATTGAACTTAAAACATCAAagtaacaaactttttttacattttcctataaaatttgataattagacATTTTCTTTCTCCTTCTATGAGATTTACGAACGACTGCTTCACCATCTGAACTTTATTTTGGATCATTATTCTgttatcattattttcatataaatttcctttatgatattttttatccaaTATAACGAACCTATACAAGAGTATGAAAAAGTGCcccattttaatgttttcgtCGCCATAATTCACAGTACCTTTACCTTCACAGTATTTTTAAGGTTATATCCTTCATTGTTTCCTCGTTTCACCTACCGCTTCCcatcatataattttagtaaaggGACCAACTATACTCATTTACTGAGTTTTGTACTCTTTTTTCACAAACCGTACTCTTTTCAAATCCTGTACTCTGAAAGTACTCATTTGGATAATTTTATACTCATTTGtatttctaaaacatttttttagattattttatttcaattttattaattaaatatattcattcaattttattaattaaatagtaaaattgaatGGAAAGAAGTTTCTTCAGCAGTCGAATTCGTAATGAAGGAAGTAAAAGACAATTTTCTCTTTGAAGAAATTCAaagagtaaatttatatttaaatgaagaaaaattgaagaaatggaACGATGAGTAAATAGAACTTGACAAAAGATGGGTAGAAATCTTTCGGCATTTTAGAGTAGAACATAtcccacatgaaaatttaagttttaatagaaatttcctTATTTTGTAATGATTATTGGAGCAGTGAGAAGTCGCAACTTTCTGTAAAAACATTATCTGTCGTCTTAACagtcaaatttaatatgcaaaatGAAAGTTGTTCGGATGTGGCTACATTATTAGACGAACATCCTCATCTAGCAAAAAAATCCACTCTGAAGTTTTTAtcgttttttcttcttttttgtcATCTATGAAATACTTGCAAAGTGTACTccttttgaacaaaaaatagttGGTCGCCTTACATTTTAGTCACGTCACTATACAggatatttttccaatttggaTTGAACTTcccattacaattaattttagaaacctTCAATcgatcatttatatatttttttcttaggtTTGAAACTTTTCTAGTAATAGTATACTTCTATTATTGACAGTTAGGTcagtcatttttttatattagattatGTGTTGGATCTTTTTGTGGTTGTCTTCCAATCCGTTTATCAAGTCTATGGTTCATTTTCGTCTCTTTCCTCCCGTTTTTTGTGGTTTATTGTTAGGTGttgttcttttaaaatttgagcaatgatatttatttattcatcaagttttatttaatcgaATGAaactattaacatatttacaacgcaataaataatttattttaaacagtcgtttttataaaattatactcttATTATTTTGAccataaatgtatataatgttaGTAAGTAATTTAGTAGAATAAGAGTATGTacgaaaaaacttttaaatttttgattatttatttaattaaactaatttaataatttcattttataatgtaatatacggtgctgaataaatattttaaattacattttctgaTTAATGTACACGCATTAAatcctattaaattttaataaaagaaagtaaACAATG
Encoded here:
- the LOC109599882 gene encoding coatomer subunit epsilon; the encoded protein is MSRQQQDVDELFDIKNYFYIGNYQQCINEATKLRKPSTPEVAIERDIFTYRSYMAQNKFLVVLDEIHGASPEEIQPLKLLAEYLHNKQKRESVVAQLEQKLSGSGNINDTLVLVAATIYQHEGNFEAAYRVLHSSESLEAMSFIVDILLKLDRIDLARKKLKEMQDKDDDATLTQLAQAWINIAAGGEKLQDAYYIYQELVDKYGSTPLLLNGQAVTFIGQAKYEEAEAALQEALDRDANYADTLINMIALNRQIGKAPEIANRYLSQLKDAHSDHPFIKDLNQKENEFERICQQYVPTVSVVPE
- the LOC126265106 gene encoding uncharacterized protein LOC126265106 gives rise to the protein MLNATTTLKMYRQTENKLHDMLHGNLSLLILNYPPSKEFFKHFRRDMFVKTNKAGFFEVVYYLLNILDPVLTEQQLPSWPPYDIKRENKFRLELIKYITYINASYKQADIPVMMASHFVSPHGQKIVKFLLKLSQLVMFRSLSTNHPEMLMLLSTTKNKTNMKLVQESLSAEIEKNNSEAREITVNFYKDLNTAKEEANVMIKQDKELDELLREERIKNENLKKLSVNEVSSVVLLQSKFQDNIPIINNICETFKKLQVQQQNLLSENRILRHDQQTVKVPIDKNEQDLNLKIYFHSLAVLLEKRIDAMNMPLYMNILKSNIDKENKMLERYIRNINVKIDVLKNSNSYISKLFSENSSLTSN